The proteins below are encoded in one region of Lactuca sativa cultivar Salinas chromosome 3, Lsat_Salinas_v11, whole genome shotgun sequence:
- the LOC111879108 gene encoding uncharacterized protein LOC111879108: MGPHEPYWRTNTSFSPPPPRWDFRFHSEVESFDSQEGNGLYGSSTSSNSRESRNWLRTNYLPNHRHSNSDGIGAFFSTPSDLSPAQQWTPPAIQEINLHERVLVPLSFSPTSEGLSVPHENRASISSDSDSSDFAGRGCFMSKPVHPVNSGIHDSDDRHRSSCEFEFSDVSEPIESDSLDRLSGSFDKCGFCERLLSQRSPWSSRQIIRSGDFPVTGVLSCRHVYHVECLDQTTPKTHKGDPPCPICSKSESKKDSPEQRVLSKLKNGVPCNAMLLINQNRIKKGVLMKGSSSKEFAGKFKGFSQWGGGGGGDGVGSSKSASSSRKKL; the protein is encoded by the exons ATGGGCCCACACGAACCCTACTGGCGAACCAACACCAGCTTCTCTCCTCCACCACCAAGATGGGATTTCCGATTCCATTCCGAAGTTGAATCATTCGATTCCCAAGAAGGAAACGGTTTATACGGATCATCTACCTCTTCAAACAGTAGAGAAAGTCGAAACTGGTTGAGAACAAATTACTTACCAAATCATCGGCATTCTAATTCCGATGGAATTGGGGCTTTTTTTAGTACCCCATCTGACTTATCTCCAGCTCAGCAATGGACTCCTCCAGCTATACAAGAAATCAACCTCCATGAAAGAGTTTTGGTGCCATTATCATTTTCTCCAACTTCTGAG GGACTATCTGTTCCCCATGAAAACAGAGCTTCTATTTCTTCCGATTCAGACAGTAGTGATTTCGCTGGTCGGGGATGTTTCATGTCCAAACCGGTCCATCCAGTCAACTCCGGAATTCATGATTCCGATGACAGACACCGTTCCAGTTGTGAGtttgagttttcagatgtttcagAACCAATTGAATCTGATTCTCTTGACAGATTAAGTGGTAGTTTTGATAAATGTGGCTTCTGTGAGAGGCTTCTTTCACAGAGATCACCATGGAGTTCCCGCCAGATTATCAGAAGCGGAGATTTTCCGGTGACCGGAGTTCTCTCCTGCCGCCATGTCTACCATGTAGAATGTTTGGACCAAAcaacaccaaaaacacacaaagGTGATCCTCCTTGTCCCATTTGTTCTAAATCTGAATCTAAAAAAGATTCTCCTGAACAACGGGTTTTGTCAAAATTGAAAAACGGGGTCCCATGTAATGCTATGTTGTTGATTAACCAAAATCGGATAAAAAAGGGGGTGTTGATGAAGGGCAGCTCCAGCAAGGAGTTCGCCGGAAAATTCAAGGGTTTTTCACaatggggtggtggtggtggtggtgatggggttGGATCATCAAAGTCAGCATCAAGTTCAAGAAAGAAGTTATGA
- the LOC111879072 gene encoding uncharacterized protein LOC111879072, with the protein MFLGISSSFLSSPLIQTSHTSTPFHHLNIKLNLNLSRRNSTPKSIQNITNSPSTSSCSSSSSSSNKICLCGRRAFLATISTALIPIRYSNGFDSLSDDPMAVLNRVHPPRPDWYEEFYATAMDTTMKSYETEIAGYKSQLFANLTGKPANILEIGIGTGPNLKYYASATSDANVIGVDPNKKMEKYAQAAAEASGLPQKNFKFIHAVAEALPVSDASMDAVVGTLVLCSVKDVNKTLQEIKRVLKPGGLYIFVEHVAAKDGSLLKVMQSFLDPLQQVVADGCHLTRETGETISKAGFSNVDMKTAFLSSASLINPHAYGIACK; encoded by the exons ATGTTTCTTGGAATCTCTTCTTCgttcctttcttctcctctcATCCAAACTTCACACACGTCCACGCCCTTCCATCATCTCAACATCAAATTGAATTTGAATCTTTCGCGCCGTAATTCTACCCCCAAATCGATCCAAAACATTACGAATTCGCCATCGACATCATCATgtagcagtagcagcagcagcagcaacaaGATTTGCTTATGTGGGAGAAGGGCATTTTTAGCAACAATCTCCACAGCTCTCATCCCAATTCGCTATTCCAATGGCTTCGATTCGCTTTCTGATGATCCCATG GCTGTGCTGAACAGGGTTCACCCTCCAAGACCAGATTGGTACGAGGAATTTTACGCTACAGCCATGGATACAACAATGAAATCTTACGAGACTGAG ATTGCAGGTTATAAGTCGCAACTTTTTGCAAATCTAACAGGGAAGCCTGCAAATATACTGGAAATAGGCATAGGAACGGGTCCTAATCTCAAATACTATGCTAGTGCGACTTCTGATGCAAATGTAATCGGTGTAGATCCGAATAAAAAGATGGAAAAGTACGCTCAAGCTGCAGCAGAAGCTTCTGGTTTACCTCAAAAGAATTTCAAGTTTATTCATGCC GTTGCAGAAGCATTACCTGTAAGTGATGCTTCCATGGATGCAGTGGTGGGCACTTTGGTGCTATGCTCTGTTAAAGATGTTAACAAGACCCTTCAGG AGATCAAAAGGGTTCTTAAACCAGGTGGGCTTTACATATTTGTGGAGCATGTAGCTGCCAAAG ATGGTTCGCTTCTGAAAGTTATGCAGAGTTTTTTAGATCCATTGCAGCAGGTGGTTGCAGATGGATGTCATCTTACTAGAGAAACAGGAGAGACTATTTCTAAAGCTGGCTTCTCAAATGTTGACATGAAAACAGCTTTTCTTTCTTCTGCATCATTAATAAACCCTCATGCATATGGAATTGCTTGCAAGTAA
- the LOC111879073 gene encoding uncharacterized protein LOC111879073 isoform X1, translating to MSETNVGSKDLNLVDNDQKVEVNNDSSSQEIPKDLEKAEDNPMPTPAQEEAVIKKKYGGLLPRKTPLISKDHDRAFFDSADWALGKGSQKSKGPLEALRPKLQPTPHQQVRSRRSSYAPADEGEVDDGSLNLTASEDQGQELELSMDDKSHSEDQNHMI from the exons ATGTCCGAGACAAATGTGGGTTCCAAAGACCTTAATCTTGTGGATAATGATCAAAAAGTTGAAGTAAACAATGACTCATCTTCACAAGAAATCCCAAAGGATTTAGAAAAAGCAGAGGACAATCCCATGCCCACACCAGCCCAAGAG GAAGCTGTAATCAAGAAAAAATATGGTGGATTACTACCAAGAAAAACCCCTTTAATCTCAAAG GATCATGATCGTGCTTTCTTTGATTCTGCAGATTGGGCACTAGGAAAG GGGTCACAAAAGAGCAAAGGACCTTTAGAGGCACTACGCCCAAAATTGcag CCTACGCCACATCAGCAAGTTCGTTCAAGACGATCATCCTACGCTCCTGCAGATGAAGGAGAAG TAGATGATGGTAGCTTAAATCTAACTGCTTCAGAGGATCAAGGGCAAGAATTGGAATTAAGTATGGATGACAAATCTCATTCTGAAGATCAAAACCATAtgatctga
- the LOC111879073 gene encoding uncharacterized protein LOC111879073 isoform X2, with the protein MSETNVGSKDLNLVDNDQKVEVNNDSSSQEIPKDLEKAEDNPMPTPAQEEAVIKKKYGGLLPRKTPLISKDHDRAFFDSADWALGKGSQKSKGPLEALRPKLQPTPHQQVRSRRSSYAPADEGEDDGSLNLTASEDQGQELELSMDDKSHSEDQNHMI; encoded by the exons ATGTCCGAGACAAATGTGGGTTCCAAAGACCTTAATCTTGTGGATAATGATCAAAAAGTTGAAGTAAACAATGACTCATCTTCACAAGAAATCCCAAAGGATTTAGAAAAAGCAGAGGACAATCCCATGCCCACACCAGCCCAAGAG GAAGCTGTAATCAAGAAAAAATATGGTGGATTACTACCAAGAAAAACCCCTTTAATCTCAAAG GATCATGATCGTGCTTTCTTTGATTCTGCAGATTGGGCACTAGGAAAG GGGTCACAAAAGAGCAAAGGACCTTTAGAGGCACTACGCCCAAAATTGcag CCTACGCCACATCAGCAAGTTCGTTCAAGACGATCATCCTACGCTCCTGCAGATGAAGGAGAAG ATGATGGTAGCTTAAATCTAACTGCTTCAGAGGATCAAGGGCAAGAATTGGAATTAAGTATGGATGACAAATCTCATTCTGAAGATCAAAACCATAtgatctga
- the LOC111879104 gene encoding casparian strip membrane protein 1, translating into MMKAEQLEVGGATSKVSTRVGSNKGISAMDLVLRIVGVVGTLASSIAMGTTEQTLPFFTRFVRFNAQYDDFPSFRLFVIVNAIVCTYFVLTIPLSIVHVMRSAARGSRILLVILDTVMLALLTAGASTATSIVYLAHNGNSSANWLPVCQQFNNFCQRASGSLIGSFGGIVVFILLILLAAIALSRQRKHSL; encoded by the exons ATGATGAAAGCCGAGCAACTCGAAGTAGGAGGAGCTACATCTAAGGTCTCAACCCGAGTTGGGTCAAACAAAGGGATTTCTGCAATGGACCTCGTTCTACGCATTGTTGGTGTCGTGGGTACGTTAGCTAGTTCCATTGCCATGGGAACCACAGAACAAACTTTACCTTTTTTCACACGTTTTGTTCGTTTCAATGCTCAATATGATGATTTTCCGTCTTTCAG GTTGTTTGTGATTGTGAATGCAATAGTATGTACCTATTTTGTCCTCACAATTCCGTTGTCCATCGTTCACGTCATGAGGAGTGCGGCAAGAGGCAGTAGAATTCTTTTGGTAATTCTTGACACG GTGATGTTGGCTCTTTTAACCGCCGGAGCATCTACGGCAACATCAATTGTGTATTTGGCTCATAATGGTAACAGCTCTGCAAACTGGCTGCCAGTCTGCCAACAGTTTAACAACTTCTGTCAACGGGCATCAGGATCACTAATTGGATCGTTTGGCGGGATAGTTGTGTTTATACTATTAATCTTGCTTGCCGCCATAGCATTATCGCGACAAAGGAAGCACTCGCTTTGA
- the LOC111879102 gene encoding uncharacterized protein LOC111879102, translating to MQKPCTCHHFIGKQSANSSFNMIFSYFLTNTHLPMELTATTTTINSLLFPTTPRSRNQINTSFKRSNLSDLYPASSSFLSPQIILSSNPRNPHQNPVFLTHCSTKPTISDDKDNIIEDQDSIISSDSNLNIQNSQKPNSNQEKSPSNTLVSRGLVLDLGLESSWDSFQIGSPVVKRFLSDEEERWYMWYHGRSGGNLDTPSIGLAVSSNGIHWERGKGAVQSGSDVGLVLKSSTDWWAFDTNGVMPGESMVMSSSKIRASNAVYWLYYTGFSNEKIEFLDNPLDFSLENPENGGKTFGKICRSLPGLAMSQDGRHWARIEGEHHSGALFDLGSEGEWDSMFIASPRVVFHSSGDLRMYYHSFDSEKGHFGIGMARSRDGMRWVKLGKIMGGGQVGNFDECGVMNPCVVKNKKDGGYLMVYEGVGVDGKRSIGLARSSDGLKDWRRVGGEPILEHAEGCWDDGGVGSPYLVHMEGEEDEWRLYYKGIGRIGHTGIGMAVSDGKDVKNFRRWTGFHL from the coding sequence ATGCAAAAACCATGCACGTGTCATCATTTTATTGGTAAACAGTCTGCCAACTCTTCTTTCAATATGATCTTTTCATATTTTCTCACAAACACTCATCTCCCCATGGAACTCACAGCCACAACCACCACCATTAACAGCCTCCTATTTCCCACCACTCCAAGATCAAGAAACCAAATCAacacatctttcaaaagatcaaaTCTGTCCGATCTTTACCCTGCTTCTTCATCTTTCCTCAGTCCCCAAATCATTCTCTcatcaaaccctagaaatccccaTCAAAATCCAGTATTTCTAACCCACTGTTCCACAAAACCAACAATTTCAGATGACAAAGACAACATAATAGAGGATCAAGATTCAATTATTTCATCCGATTCAAATCTCAATATCCAAAACTCACAAAAACCCAACTCAAATCAAGAAAAATCCCCTTCAAACACTTTGGTTTCCAGAGGCTTGGTTCTCGATTTGGGTTTAGAGAGTTCTTGGGATAGCTTTCAAATTGGTTCTCCTGTAGTAAAGAGATTCCTGAGCGACGAAGAAGAGAGGTGGTACATGTGGTATCATGGAAGATCCGGAGGGAATTTGGATACGCCTTCAATCGGGTTAGCGGTTTCAAGCAATGGGATCCACTGGGAAAGAGGCAAAGGAGCTGTTCAATCTGGTAGCGATGTGGGTTTAGTCTTGAAATCGAGTACTGATTGGTGGGCTTTTGATACAAACGGTGTTATGCCAGGTGAATCCATGGTCATGTCTAGCTCCAAGATTCGAGCAAGCAATGCTGTCTATTGGCTCTATTATACTGGTTTTAGTAACGAAAAGATTGAATTCCTAGACAATCCTCTCGACTTCAGCTTAGAAAACCCTGAAAATGGTGGCAAAACATTTGGCAAGATTTGCAGGTCATTACCTGGTTTAGCAATGAGTCAAGATGGTAGACATTGGGCGAGGATTGAAGGGGAACACCATAGTGGAGCTTTATTCGATTTAGGATCCGAAGGGGAATGGGATTCCATGTTTATCGCATCCCCACGAGTTGTTTTCCATTCCAGTGGTGATCTTAGGATGTATTACCACTCGTTCGATTCCGAAAAGGGACATTTTGGAATCGGAATGGCAAGATCACGCGATGGGATGAGGTGGGTGAAGCTCGGGAAGATCATGGGGGGAGGGCAAGTTGGTAATTTTGACGAGTGTGGGGTCATGAATCCTTGTGTTGTGAAGAACAAGAAAGATGGGGGTTATTTGATGGTGTATGAAGGGGTGGGTGTTGATGGGAAGAGGTCGATTGGGTTGGCTAGGTCTTCTGATGGGCTAAAAGATTGGAGGAGAGTTGGTGGTGAGCCCATTTTGGAGCATGCAGAAGGGTGTTGGGATGATGGAGGTGTTGGGTCGCCTTATCTTGTTCATATGGAAGGCGAAGAAGATGAATGGAGATTGTACTATAAAGGAATAGGGAGAATCGGGCACACCGGAATCGGAATGGCAGTTTCCGATGGCAAAGATGTCAAGAATTTTCGAAGATGGACTGGTTTTCATCTATAG
- the LOC111879103 gene encoding uncharacterized protein LOC111879103 → MSFTKGDLLTKTRKLVNGLAKVKPVWLKAMEKSPPAVFPRAEKKVERICLPEDVYVNKFYKKHPESLHEDPIKIRDFDPTPSRIFGCRVLELKEEGVTEEDAIDVADTEYKLQKKAKKKAYKRLKEIAKIRGTKLPPNPYPSAVKEIQAEEKKYVHDRFFNPRILEIVDKLKEQQAADMLDRGRPAGTY, encoded by the exons atgtcatttacAAAAGGTGACTTGCTTACAAAAACAAGAAAGCTAGTAAATGGTTTGGCCAAAGTGAAGCCTGTTTGGCTCAAGGCTATGGAAAA GTCTCCCCCTGCAGTGTTTCCACGTGCTGAAAAGAAAGTGGAACGGATCTGCCTCCCCGAGGATGTTTATGTGAATAAGTTCTATAAGAAGCATCCTGAATCATTGCATGAAGATCCCATCAA GATCCGTGATTTTGACCCGACCCCATCTCGTATATTTGGTTGTCGGGtgcttgagttaaaggaggaagGTGTAACTGAAGAGGATGCTATAGATGTAGCTGAT acGGAGTATAAGCTACAAAAGAAGGCGAAAAAGAAGGCGTATAAACGATTGAAAGAAATTGCAAAAATTAGAGGGACAAAATTGCCCCCGAATCCATATCCAAGTGCTGTGAAGGAGATACAAGCTGAGGAAAAGAAATATGTTCATGACCGTTTTTTCAATCCAAGAATCTTGGAGATTGTTGACAAGCTTAAGGAACAGCAGGCGGCTGACATGCTGGATAGAGGCAGGCCAGCTGGCACCTATTAA